From Cyanobium sp. Tous-M-B4, the proteins below share one genomic window:
- the mreC gene encoding rod shape-determining protein MreC, producing the protein MQAGRRLRLPALSAVVQAWPWALLVLALLAVRLSKGAGFTDAYALLSRPFWPGSAQGEWVRSGQALNDQTRLRQLDADNRRLRSLLELQGHGGRELAAAVISRQAGGWWQQLVIGRGELQGLRPGMAVTAPGGLIGRIASVTPTTASVTLLTDPGSRVGVWVGRVRRHGLLTGIGTSRPLLRFLEKDPGVRPGDVVVTSPASTLVPPNLTVGVIQSVDDRAVPATEAVVQLSAPVEAVDWVQVRLP; encoded by the coding sequence ATGCAGGCCGGCCGCAGGCTTCGCCTTCCCGCCCTGAGCGCTGTAGTTCAGGCCTGGCCCTGGGCCTTGCTGGTGCTGGCCCTGCTAGCCGTGCGGCTGAGTAAGGGTGCGGGTTTTACCGATGCTTACGCCCTGTTGAGCCGTCCTTTCTGGCCCGGTAGTGCCCAGGGTGAGTGGGTGCGCAGCGGCCAGGCTCTCAACGATCAAACCCGCTTGCGCCAGCTGGATGCCGACAACCGCCGGCTGCGCAGCTTGCTCGAGCTGCAGGGTCACGGTGGCCGCGAATTGGCGGCAGCGGTGATCTCGCGCCAGGCAGGGGGCTGGTGGCAGCAGCTCGTTATTGGCCGCGGCGAGTTGCAGGGCCTGCGGCCCGGCATGGCGGTGACGGCGCCGGGGGGGCTGATTGGCAGGATTGCCAGCGTTACTCCCACTACTGCCAGCGTCACCCTGCTCACCGATCCCGGCAGCCGGGTTGGCGTCTGGGTGGGACGGGTTCGGCGCCATGGTTTGCTCACGGGCATCGGCACCAGCCGCCCCTTGCTGCGTTTTCTGGAGAAGGATCCAGGCGTGCGCCCGGGGGATGTGGTCGTCACCTCGCCCGCCAGCACCCTGGTGCCTCCCAACCTCACGGTGGGTGTGATCCAGTCGGTCGACGACCGGGCCGTGCCGGCCACGGAGGCCGTGGTGCAGCTGAGTGCCCCTGTTGAGGCGGTCGACTGGGTGCAGGTGCGGCTGCCATGA
- a CDS encoding rod shape-determining protein, which translates to MFFRRFQFSRDIGIDLGTANTLIFVSGKGIVLQEPSVVAMDLERGVPLAVGDEAKMMLGRTPGNIRAVRPLRDGVIADFDAAEQMIKTFIRKANEGRGIVAPRLVIGIPSGVTGVERRAVREAGLAGAREVHLIDEPVAAAIGAGLPVTEAVGTMIVDIGGGTTEVAVLSLGGTVLSESVRVAGDELSDAIGVYLKKVHNLVVGERTAEDIKIRIGSAFPDDAHDNTSMDVRGLHLLSGLPRTINVRAGDIREAMAEPLNVIVEAVKRTLERTPPELAADIVDRGIMLAGGGAQVRGITDLISHETGILTHVAEDPLLCVVNGCGMVLEDYKRLQRVLDTPDFVRQTA; encoded by the coding sequence GTGTTTTTCCGTCGTTTCCAGTTTTCGCGCGATATCGGTATTGATCTGGGCACCGCCAACACCCTCATTTTCGTGTCGGGCAAAGGCATTGTGCTCCAAGAGCCCTCTGTGGTGGCCATGGATCTGGAGCGGGGTGTGCCCCTGGCCGTGGGCGATGAGGCCAAGATGATGCTGGGCCGCACTCCCGGCAACATTCGCGCCGTGCGGCCCCTGCGTGACGGCGTCATCGCCGATTTCGACGCCGCCGAGCAGATGATCAAAACCTTCATTCGCAAGGCCAATGAAGGCCGCGGCATCGTGGCGCCCCGGTTGGTGATCGGCATCCCCAGTGGAGTTACAGGTGTGGAGCGCCGTGCTGTGCGGGAAGCCGGCCTGGCCGGCGCCCGTGAGGTGCACCTAATTGATGAGCCGGTGGCGGCCGCCATCGGCGCGGGCCTGCCCGTCACCGAGGCGGTGGGCACCATGATTGTCGATATCGGAGGCGGCACCACTGAAGTGGCAGTGCTCAGCCTGGGCGGCACCGTGCTGAGCGAGTCGGTGCGGGTGGCTGGCGACGAACTCAGTGACGCCATCGGCGTCTATCTCAAGAAGGTGCACAACCTGGTAGTAGGAGAGCGCACTGCTGAGGACATCAAGATCCGCATCGGCTCCGCCTTCCCTGACGATGCCCACGACAACACCTCCATGGATGTGCGCGGCCTGCACCTGCTCTCCGGTCTGCCCCGCACCATCAACGTCCGCGCCGGCGATATTCGCGAGGCCATGGCCGAACCCCTCAACGTGATCGTGGAAGCCGTTAAGCGCACCTTGGAGCGCACGCCGCCTGAGCTGGCCGCCGACATCGTCGATCGCGGCATCATGCTGGCCGGTGGTGGTGCCCAGGTGCGGGGCATCACCGACCTGATCAGCCACGAGACCGGCATCCTTACCCATGTGGCAGAAGACCCGCTGCTGTGCGTGGTGAACGGTTGCGGCATGGTGCTTGAGGACTACAAGCGGCTGCAGCGCGTGCTCGACACCCCTGACTTCGTGCGTCAGACCGCCTGA
- a CDS encoding single-stranded DNA-binding protein has translation MGVNSITLVGRAGRDPEVRYFESGSVVANLTLAVNRRSRDDEPDWFNLEIWGKQAQVAADYVRKGALVGIIGSFKLDRWTDRASGEERTKPVIRVDRLELLGSKRDAEGGGGMGTGMGGGFGGGSPSEEEVPF, from the coding sequence ATGGGCGTGAATTCCATCACCCTTGTCGGCCGGGCCGGCCGCGACCCCGAAGTCCGTTATTTCGAATCAGGCAGTGTGGTCGCCAACCTCACCCTCGCGGTCAACCGCCGCAGCCGTGACGACGAGCCCGACTGGTTCAACCTCGAGATCTGGGGCAAACAAGCCCAAGTAGCCGCCGACTATGTCCGCAAAGGGGCCCTAGTGGGCATCATCGGCAGCTTCAAGCTGGATCGCTGGACCGACCGGGCCAGCGGTGAGGAGCGCACCAAGCCCGTAATCCGGGTAGACCGGCTGGAATTGCTTGGCTCCAAACGCGACGCCGAAGGTGGCGGTGGCATGGGGACAGGAATGGGAGGAGGGTTCGGTGGTGGCTCCCCAAGCGAGGAGGAAGTGCCCTTCTGA
- a CDS encoding DedA family protein encodes MGIGELVQQLPQLIGAAVEANPWLGYGAIFAAMFLENLFPPIPSELIMPLGGFYVQQGQLALLPVVSAGLLGTVLGALPWYGIGRLINEQRLEQWLARHGRWIGISPKELHRSRDWFAKYGTALVFWGRLVPGIRTLISVPAGIEMMPIAPFLLWTTAGSLIWTLLLTLAGLALGEGYTNVEHWIEPVAKAVKLVLVLALAAGSAWLGLRIWKKRRDSH; translated from the coding sequence ATGGGGATTGGCGAACTGGTGCAACAGCTGCCTCAGCTGATTGGTGCGGCAGTGGAGGCCAATCCCTGGCTCGGTTACGGAGCGATCTTTGCGGCGATGTTCCTTGAGAACCTCTTCCCGCCGATCCCCTCTGAATTGATCATGCCCCTCGGAGGCTTTTATGTGCAGCAGGGCCAGCTGGCCCTGCTGCCAGTGGTATCAGCAGGTCTGCTCGGCACGGTGCTTGGGGCTTTGCCTTGGTATGGCATTGGCCGGCTTATCAACGAGCAGCGCCTGGAGCAATGGTTGGCGCGCCATGGCCGCTGGATTGGTATCAGCCCTAAGGAGCTGCACCGCAGCCGCGATTGGTTTGCCAAATACGGCACCGCTTTGGTGTTTTGGGGCCGGCTGGTGCCTGGCATCCGCACCTTGATCTCGGTGCCCGCGGGCATCGAGATGATGCCCATAGCGCCATTCCTGCTTTGGACCACGGCGGGCAGCCTTATCTGGACCCTGCTACTCACCTTGGCGGGCCTAGCACTGGGTGAGGGTTACACAAATGTGGAGCACTGGATCGAGCCGGTGGCCAAGGCCGTGAAGTTGGTGCTGGTGCTGGCCCTCGCCGCCGGCTCCGCCTGGCTGGGGCTGCGCATCTGGAAGAAGCGCCGCGATTCCCACTGA
- the ahcY gene encoding adenosylhomocysteinase, which translates to MVASPASTASAPVLQSTNTYVIADLGLADFGRKEIAIAETEMPGLMALRSRFGAEQPLKGARIAGSLHMTIQTAVLIETLVALGAEVRWASCNIFSTQDHAAAAIAAANVPVFAYKGETLDEYWAFTHRILEWGDGGTPNMILDDGGDATGLVVLGTKAESDLSVLDNPSNEEETALFNSIRQKLAAQPGFYSRIYAEIQGVTEETTTGVARLYQMQKSGELPFPAINVNDSVTKSKFDNLYGCRESLVDSIKRATDVMVAGKVALVLGYGDVGKGSAQSLRGLGATVMIAEVDPICALQAAMEGYRVVRLDDVVGDVDIFVTATGNFKVIRHEHLIQMKDQAIVCNIGHFDNEIDVASLKQYTWDNIKPQVDHIVLPSGNKIILLAEGRLVNLGCATGHPSFVMSASFTNQVLAQIELFTKGDQYAKQVYVLPKHLDEMVARFHLDKIGAKLTELSQEQADYINVPVAGPYKLDHYRY; encoded by the coding sequence ATGGTGGCTTCACCGGCCTCAACGGCTTCCGCGCCCGTGCTGCAAAGCACTAATACCTATGTGATTGCCGATCTCGGCCTGGCCGATTTTGGCCGCAAGGAGATTGCAATTGCTGAAACTGAGATGCCTGGCCTGATGGCCCTGCGCTCCAGGTTTGGCGCTGAGCAGCCCCTCAAGGGCGCCCGCATTGCGGGTTCCCTGCACATGACGATTCAGACTGCAGTTCTGATTGAAACTTTGGTCGCCCTCGGCGCCGAAGTGCGCTGGGCCAGCTGCAACATCTTTTCAACCCAGGATCACGCTGCCGCCGCGATTGCTGCGGCCAATGTGCCGGTTTTTGCCTATAAGGGCGAAACCCTTGATGAGTATTGGGCCTTCACCCACCGCATCCTTGAGTGGGGCGATGGCGGCACACCTAACATGATCCTCGATGACGGTGGCGATGCCACTGGACTCGTGGTGTTGGGTACGAAGGCCGAGAGCGATCTTTCAGTTCTCGATAACCCCTCCAACGAAGAGGAAACCGCCCTTTTCAACAGCATTCGCCAAAAGCTGGCCGCCCAGCCAGGCTTCTACTCCCGCATATACGCCGAAATTCAGGGCGTTACCGAGGAGACCACCACTGGTGTGGCCCGGCTGTATCAAATGCAGAAGAGCGGCGAGCTGCCCTTTCCTGCGATCAATGTCAACGATTCGGTCACCAAGAGCAAATTTGACAACCTTTATGGTTGCCGCGAATCCCTGGTAGACAGCATCAAGCGCGCTACTGATGTGATGGTGGCCGGCAAGGTTGCCCTAGTGCTTGGCTACGGAGACGTGGGCAAGGGCTCAGCTCAGTCGCTGCGCGGCCTTGGCGCCACGGTGATGATCGCTGAAGTTGACCCCATCTGCGCCCTGCAGGCGGCGATGGAGGGCTACCGCGTCGTGCGTCTTGACGACGTGGTGGGCGATGTGGACATCTTCGTGACTGCCACTGGCAACTTCAAGGTGATCCGCCACGAGCACCTGATTCAGATGAAGGATCAGGCGATCGTCTGCAACATCGGTCACTTCGATAATGAGATCGATGTGGCGTCCCTCAAGCAGTACACCTGGGACAACATCAAGCCTCAGGTTGATCACATCGTGCTGCCCAGCGGCAACAAAATCATCCTGCTGGCTGAGGGCCGTTTGGTGAATTTGGGTTGCGCTACAGGCCATCCCAGTTTTGTGATGAGCGCCTCCTTCACCAATCAGGTGCTGGCTCAAATTGAGCTGTTCACCAAGGGTGACCAGTACGCCAAGCAGGTGTATGTGCTGCCTAAGCACCTCGATGAGATGGTGGCTCGTTTCCACCTCGACAAGATCGGTGCCAAGCTCACCGAGCTCTCCCAGGAGCAGGCTGATTACATCAACGTGCCGGTTGCCGGGCCCTACAAGCTCGATCACTACCGCTACTGA
- the tsaE gene encoding tRNA (adenosine(37)-N6)-threonylcarbamoyltransferase complex ATPase subunit type 1 TsaE, with protein MQALRDAAATKAFGRQLALRLPAGSILLLAGDLGAGKTCLVQGLAAGLGIEEPITSPTFALAQHYPLTPSGGLVHLDLYRLELPAAADELFAQEEEEARALGALLAVEWPERLSSAPAGCWQIQLSLRDPLNPEAGRLIEVRSPR; from the coding sequence ATGCAAGCCCTGAGAGATGCCGCCGCCACCAAGGCCTTCGGTCGGCAACTGGCGCTGCGTCTACCCGCTGGCAGCATCCTGTTGCTGGCAGGTGACCTGGGGGCCGGCAAAACCTGCCTGGTGCAGGGCCTAGCCGCCGGCCTCGGCATTGAGGAACCAATCACCAGCCCCACCTTCGCCCTCGCCCAGCACTACCCGCTAACGCCTAGCGGCGGGCTGGTGCACCTCGATCTCTACCGGCTGGAGCTACCCGCCGCCGCCGACGAACTATTCGCTCAGGAGGAGGAGGAAGCTCGAGCCCTAGGCGCCCTGCTGGCAGTGGAGTGGCCGGAGCGACTCAGCAGCGCACCGGCCGGCTGCTGGCAGATCCAGCTCAGCTTGCGCGACCCCTTGAACCCAGAAGCTGGACGTCTGATCGAGGTGCGTTCGCCGCGCTGA
- the mutT gene encoding 8-oxo-dGTP diphosphatase MutT — protein sequence MDAPSELPFQVIGVGLVRNGAGEVLIDQRLNEGLLGGLWEFPGGKQEPGEPIVETIRRELEEELAIEVAVGEELIVVEHAYSHKRLRFVVHLCTCLSGEPQPLASQQVRWVRPEQLGEYPFPAANAQIIAALLGAGTSFAAAS from the coding sequence ATGGATGCCCCCAGCGAGTTGCCGTTCCAGGTGATCGGCGTTGGGCTTGTGCGCAACGGCGCCGGTGAGGTGCTGATCGATCAGCGGCTCAATGAGGGTTTGCTGGGGGGCTTGTGGGAATTCCCCGGCGGCAAGCAGGAGCCGGGTGAGCCGATCGTTGAAACGATCCGCCGTGAGTTGGAGGAGGAGTTGGCGATTGAGGTGGCGGTGGGCGAGGAGCTGATCGTGGTGGAGCACGCCTACAGCCATAAGAGGTTGCGCTTTGTGGTGCATCTGTGCACCTGTTTGAGCGGCGAGCCCCAGCCGCTGGCCTCCCAGCAGGTGCGCTGGGTGCGACCTGAGCAGCTGGGCGAATATCCCTTCCCGGCGGCCAACGCCCAGATCATTGCTGCGCTGTTGGGGGCGGGCACTTCATTCGCGGCAGCTAGCTAA
- a CDS encoding dihydroxyacetone kinase family protein — translation MSYLPTDASDFASKAIDGFVAAHPRHVQRIDGGVIRIAPIPCGQVGVVVGGGSGHYPAFAGLVGRGLAAGAACGNIFASPSAGQVMRVGLAVERGAGLLLSFGNYAGDVLHFTLGAERLRRQGIDVRIVTVTDDIASAPIDQPELRRGIAGGLVVFKVAGAAAEAGLPLDEVERLARKANGRIRSLGVAFSGCTLPGASQPLFDVPSGRMAIGMGLHGEPGLSEGPLTDADSLAALLVERLLAERPADVPEDQQRLVVLLNGLGSFKYEELFVLFGAVNQELLARGVVLADCECGELVTSLDMAGVSLSLCWLDAELEGFWSAPADSAAYRRGALGPIPAADPVAELESKQQTSVSKTATQDSTEFTAAQNALLGRFEAVEKALEQRVEELGALDAVAGDGDHGLGMLRGIRGARQSAIHACTRGCSTGEVLMEAGEAWSDHGGGTSGALWGGALLAAGNSLARSSEIGAKEIAAAFVSALQAVVALGQAAPGDKTMVDALQPYCLKLRSELEAGVALDQALQNAAANCLLAAQATAEMLPKLGRARPHGSRSLGHPDPGAMSLAYCLIAATQAQPAT, via the coding sequence ATGAGCTACCTGCCGACAGACGCCTCCGACTTCGCCAGCAAGGCCATCGACGGCTTTGTAGCTGCCCATCCCCGCCACGTTCAGCGCATCGATGGCGGCGTGATCCGAATAGCGCCGATCCCCTGCGGCCAGGTGGGTGTCGTGGTGGGCGGCGGCTCCGGTCACTATCCGGCCTTTGCCGGCCTGGTGGGCCGGGGCTTAGCCGCCGGGGCCGCTTGCGGCAACATTTTTGCCTCGCCCTCGGCAGGTCAGGTGATGCGGGTGGGATTAGCCGTGGAACGAGGAGCGGGCCTGCTGCTGAGCTTCGGCAACTACGCCGGAGACGTGTTGCACTTCACGCTCGGAGCCGAACGGCTGCGGCGGCAGGGAATCGACGTGCGCATCGTGACGGTCACCGACGACATCGCCAGCGCCCCCATTGACCAACCAGAACTGCGGCGTGGCATTGCCGGTGGCTTGGTTGTATTCAAGGTGGCAGGTGCCGCTGCCGAAGCCGGACTGCCCCTCGACGAGGTGGAGCGGCTGGCCCGCAAAGCCAATGGCCGCATCCGCTCCCTGGGGGTGGCCTTCAGTGGCTGCACCCTGCCGGGCGCTAGCCAGCCTTTATTTGATGTGCCCAGCGGCCGCATGGCCATCGGCATGGGGCTGCACGGCGAACCGGGCCTGTCGGAAGGGCCCCTCACCGATGCCGACAGCCTGGCAGCACTACTCGTGGAACGACTGCTGGCCGAACGGCCGGCGGATGTGCCCGAGGACCAGCAACGGCTGGTGGTGCTGCTGAACGGGCTGGGCAGCTTCAAATACGAGGAGCTGTTCGTGCTCTTCGGGGCCGTTAACCAGGAGCTCCTGGCCAGGGGGGTGGTGCTGGCCGACTGTGAGTGCGGCGAGCTGGTCACCAGCCTGGATATGGCCGGGGTGTCCCTCAGCCTCTGCTGGTTGGATGCGGAGCTGGAAGGCTTCTGGAGCGCCCCCGCCGACAGCGCTGCCTACCGCCGCGGCGCCCTTGGACCTATCCCGGCGGCAGATCCCGTAGCGGAACTGGAGTCCAAACAGCAAACATCTGTCAGCAAGACTGCTACTCAAGACAGTACAGAGTTCACAGCAGCCCAAAACGCCCTACTGGGACGCTTCGAGGCTGTGGAAAAGGCCTTGGAGCAGCGGGTTGAGGAACTCGGGGCTCTCGATGCCGTGGCCGGCGATGGTGACCATGGCCTGGGAATGCTGCGGGGCATTCGGGGCGCCCGGCAGAGCGCCATCCACGCCTGCACCCGAGGCTGCAGCACCGGGGAGGTGCTGATGGAAGCAGGAGAAGCCTGGTCTGACCACGGCGGTGGCACCTCTGGAGCCCTGTGGGGTGGGGCCCTGCTGGCAGCCGGCAATTCGTTAGCCAGGTCAAGCGAAATAGGAGCTAAAGAAATTGCGGCAGCTTTCGTCTCCGCCTTGCAGGCCGTAGTCGCCCTCGGACAGGCGGCTCCCGGCGACAAAACCATGGTGGATGCCCTCCAGCCCTACTGCCTGAAGCTGCGCTCTGAGCTGGAGGCCGGCGTAGCCCTCGATCAAGCCCTGCAGAACGCTGCGGCAAATTGCCTACTGGCGGCACAAGCAACCGCAGAAATGTTGCCAAAATTGGGGCGAGCACGCCCCCATGGCAGCCGCAGCCTCGGACATCCAGATCCCGGTGCCATGTCGCTTGCCTACTGCCTGATCGCAGCAACCCAGGCTCAACCGGCCACGTAA
- a CDS encoding RpoD/SigA family RNA polymerase sigma factor, producing MPAADGDLVRSYLRDIGRVPLLSHEQEITLGRQVQELVGLEELEQELEVQLGNKPSQVELAQAAGLSAPLLKKRLQAGRRAKERMVAANLRLVVSVAKKYTRRNMELLDLIQEGTIGLVRGVEKFDPTRGYKFSTYAYWWIRQGITRAIAEKSRTIRLPIHITETLNKLKKGQRELSQLLGRTPTVTELAEAVELPEEEVKDLLCRARQPVSLETKVGDGDDTELLDLLAGDAELPEERVDGECLKGDLRALLEQLPELQGRVLKMRYGIPCSDNPEGGEPMSLTGIGRILGISRDRVRNLERDGLAGLRRISDAVEAYVAG from the coding sequence GAGATCACCTTGGGCCGCCAGGTGCAGGAGCTGGTGGGTTTGGAGGAGCTTGAGCAGGAGCTGGAGGTTCAGCTGGGTAACAAGCCAAGCCAGGTGGAATTGGCCCAGGCCGCTGGTCTGAGCGCGCCCCTACTTAAGAAGCGCTTGCAGGCTGGCCGGCGTGCCAAGGAGCGGATGGTGGCTGCGAATTTGCGGCTGGTGGTGAGCGTGGCTAAGAAGTACACGCGTCGGAATATGGAGCTGCTGGACCTGATTCAGGAGGGCACGATCGGTTTGGTGCGCGGCGTTGAGAAGTTCGACCCAACCCGTGGGTACAAATTTTCAACTTATGCGTATTGGTGGATTCGCCAGGGGATCACGCGGGCAATCGCTGAGAAGAGCCGGACGATCCGGCTGCCAATCCACATCACCGAAACACTGAACAAGCTTAAGAAGGGTCAGCGTGAACTGAGCCAGCTGTTGGGGCGCACGCCGACGGTGACGGAGCTTGCCGAAGCGGTGGAACTGCCGGAAGAGGAGGTGAAGGATCTGCTGTGCCGTGCGCGCCAACCGGTGAGCTTGGAGACGAAGGTGGGCGATGGGGATGACACCGAACTGCTTGACCTGCTGGCAGGAGATGCGGAGCTGCCGGAGGAGCGTGTAGATGGTGAGTGCCTGAAGGGCGACCTGCGTGCGCTGCTGGAGCAACTGCCGGAGCTGCAGGGGCGGGTGCTGAAGATGCGTTATGGCATTCCTTGCTCCGACAACCCCGAGGGCGGCGAGCCGATGAGCCTCACCGGTATCGGCCGCATCCTCGGCATCAGCCGTGATCGGGTGCGCAACCTGGAGCGTGACGGGTTGGCCGGCTTGCGCCGCATCAGCGATGCGGTTGAGGCTTACGTGGCCGGTTGA